Proteins from a single region of Nomia melanderi isolate GNS246 chromosome 9, iyNomMela1, whole genome shotgun sequence:
- the LOC116431252 gene encoding arrestin domain-containing protein 2-like: MVLCAMSSLRIFRADFERREATYLGGEIVKGNVIIDTTKEKYITELCFIAKGFAKVYWTEEDGDSNSSSYYNSQEYFQIKGILLKSKDEKSKVKITEGYHEYPFEFLLPSNIPSSFEHNIGYVRYTIELVLQRPWKFDHKYKTAFTVISNLDLNLHREKCLGISNEVLKDFCCCFCIKMGAFCVTTQLPSSGYVPGQMIVTTMNYKNLSNNVRILKISAKLETKIEFHATSKTRTKQFEITSNSNSGPFPLEGQVILEIRVPPIPPSFLTFCSIIDLHYNLKIAIHFTGPHRRIEKRYPLLIGTIPIYSTPSAPPNEQTHVRPAIGKEPAPPVPMPLPEASHSNVPGRHIGFIMPDQAGTSSDYDIPPPSYEECVSRAQHIKDVGESDYVYGASTPFAPKYPVFNYPVPNTPYK; encoded by the exons ATGGTTTTGTGCGCGATGTCATCGTTGCGGATATTTCGCGCAGATTTCGAACGACGAGAGGCCACGTACTTGGGTGGTGAAATCGTGAAAGGCAATGTTATCATAGACACGACGAAGGAAAAATATATCACAG AACTCTGCTTCATTGCCAAAGGTTTTGCCAAAGTATATTGGACAGAAGAAGACGGAGATTCTAACTCCTCCTCATATTATAATTCGCAAGAATACTTTCAAATAAAGGGCATTTTACTGAAATCCAAAGATG AGAAATcaaaggttaaaattactgagGGATACCATGAATATCCGTTCGAATTTCTGCTTCCTTCTAACATTCCCAGCAGTTTCGAACACAATATAGGATACGTCCGATATACGATTGAATTGGTGCTCCAAAGGCCATGGAAATTCGATCACAAATATAAAACCGCGTTTACTGTAATCTCCAATCTAGACCTAAACTTGCATCGGGAAAAATGT CTAGGAATTTCCAATGAAGTTCTGAAAGATTTCTGCTGCTGCTTCTGCATTAAAATGGGCGCTTTTTGTGTAACCACGCAACTGCCATCTTCTGGATACGTTCCTGGACAAATGATTGTCACAACTATGAACTACAAAAATTTGTCAAACAATGTTCGAATATTGAAGATCAGTGCGAAGTTGGAAACA AAAATAGAGTTTCATGCTACTTCGAAAACCCGGActaaacaatttgaaataacgTCGAATTCAAATTCAGGACCGTTTCCATTAGAAGGACAAGTCATTCTAGAAATCAGAGTACCGCCAATCCCGCCGTCCTTTCTAACATTCTGCAGCATTATAGACTTACACTACAACCTGAAGATCGCAATACACTTTACAGGACC GCACCGCAGAATTGAAAAAAGGTACCCTCTTCTCATCGGAACAATACCAATATACAGTACACCAAGCGCACCGCCTAACGAACAAACACATGTCAGACCAGCGATCGGAAAAGAACCAGCACCGCCAGTTCCAATGCCACTGCCAGAAGCATCACATTCCAATGTTCCTGGTAGACATATTGGTTTCATTATGCCGGACCAGGCTGGTACCTCCAGCGACTATGACATAC CACCTCCATCCTACGAAGAATGTGTATCAAGAGCTCAACACATCAAAGATGTCGGTGAATCCGATTATGTGTACGGTGCAAGTACTCCCTTCGCGCCTAAGTATCCTGTGTTCAACTATCCAGTACCAA ATACCCCGTACAAGTAA